A portion of the Acidisarcina polymorpha genome contains these proteins:
- a CDS encoding glycoside hydrolase family 15 protein — MLIEEYALIGDGRTAALVGRDGSIDWLCWPTFASAACFAKLLGSEQNGFWKLAPTNPKWKVARRYQPHTLILETCFETSTGSVQVLDYMPVRSAHSQIIRTVKGLSGRVKMLGVLALRFDNGSAVPWVTRTKLGMRAVAGPDAVELQTNAPLEGKSLRTASEFIVGQGESVDFVLTYKGFDGYRARSSGAPVHVQKAYDETRRLWTTWAEKCAYDGPHREMVVRSLITLKALIYRPTGAIVAAPTTSLPEAMGGTRNWDYRYCWLRDTTFTLLVLINSGYKQEARDWMDWLQRSVAGSPEQIQIMYGISGERTLLEYEVSLPGYENSAPVRIGNAAAQQLQLDTYGEVLDAFFWTYASLGDRNRSRDFRLLRRIVEHLETLWEQADEGIWEVRGGPQHFTYSKVMTWVAFDRAIKIAEKVSFETPVKRWRQIRDTIHAEVCTREFDPSQNSFVQHYETKQLDASALLIALVGFLPPQDPRVLGTISAIEGKLMEGGLVMRYDNRESNDGLPDEEGKFLACSFWLVSNLKLIGRDEDARKLFENLLKLANETGLLSEEYDTARKRLVGNFPQAFSHIALVGAAYHLADAGKQRQQASVARNTGLKPSTAVRLKGRRKAAGLVLREAQGLSNTAHPEPSSKEE, encoded by the coding sequence GTGCTTATAGAAGAGTATGCGTTAATCGGAGACGGAAGAACGGCTGCACTTGTTGGACGCGATGGATCCATCGACTGGCTTTGCTGGCCCACTTTTGCTTCGGCAGCTTGCTTCGCGAAGCTTCTAGGTTCCGAACAAAACGGCTTCTGGAAGCTGGCCCCTACGAACCCTAAATGGAAGGTTGCGCGTCGCTACCAACCGCACACACTAATATTAGAAACCTGCTTCGAGACTAGCACCGGCTCTGTGCAAGTGCTGGATTACATGCCCGTACGGAGTGCCCATTCGCAGATAATCCGCACTGTGAAAGGTTTGAGTGGCCGGGTTAAGATGCTCGGTGTGTTGGCCTTGCGATTCGACAATGGAAGCGCCGTGCCGTGGGTCACTCGGACAAAGCTAGGTATGCGCGCAGTAGCCGGGCCCGACGCGGTAGAGCTTCAGACCAACGCTCCGTTGGAGGGGAAATCGCTTCGAACAGCTAGTGAATTCATCGTCGGGCAGGGTGAGTCTGTAGACTTTGTGCTTACTTACAAAGGTTTTGATGGATACCGTGCAAGGTCTAGCGGTGCTCCGGTGCACGTGCAAAAAGCCTATGATGAGACCCGGCGACTCTGGACGACGTGGGCGGAGAAGTGCGCCTATGACGGACCGCATCGTGAGATGGTGGTGCGCTCGCTGATTACATTGAAAGCTCTAATCTATCGTCCGACTGGCGCGATTGTGGCGGCCCCCACGACCTCTCTGCCGGAGGCAATGGGCGGCACACGAAATTGGGATTACCGATATTGCTGGCTGAGAGACACAACTTTCACGCTGCTTGTGCTCATCAATAGTGGGTACAAACAGGAGGCACGCGATTGGATGGATTGGCTCCAACGAAGCGTAGCAGGAAGCCCCGAACAGATTCAAATCATGTATGGAATCTCCGGTGAGCGCACGCTGCTCGAGTACGAGGTCTCTTTACCAGGCTATGAGAATTCTGCGCCGGTTCGCATCGGCAACGCCGCCGCCCAGCAATTACAACTAGATACTTATGGTGAGGTCCTGGATGCATTCTTCTGGACCTACGCTTCGCTCGGAGATCGCAATCGATCTAGGGACTTCCGCCTGCTTCGTCGTATCGTCGAACATCTCGAGACTCTCTGGGAGCAAGCGGATGAGGGGATATGGGAGGTTCGCGGTGGTCCTCAGCACTTCACTTACTCCAAGGTCATGACATGGGTGGCCTTTGATCGGGCGATTAAGATTGCCGAAAAGGTGAGCTTTGAGACGCCCGTAAAGCGTTGGAGACAAATAAGGGATACCATCCACGCGGAAGTGTGCACGCGGGAATTCGATCCAAGTCAAAATAGCTTCGTGCAGCATTATGAAACGAAGCAGCTAGACGCCTCTGCTCTCCTCATTGCACTTGTCGGCTTTCTTCCTCCGCAGGACCCTCGAGTCCTTGGAACCATTTCGGCCATCGAGGGAAAGTTAATGGAAGGCGGCTTGGTAATGCGCTACGACAATCGAGAGTCGAATGATGGACTTCCTGACGAAGAAGGCAAGTTCCTCGCCTGTAGCTTCTGGTTGGTCAGCAACCTTAAGCTAATTGGCCGCGATGAAGATGCGCGGAAGTTGTTTGAGAACTTGCTGAAGCTTGCTAACGAAACAGGCCTGCTTTCAGAGGAGTATGACACTGCACGCAAGCGTCTGGTGGGCAACTTCCCGCAGGCGTTTAGTCATATCGCTCTTGTCGGAGCAGCCTACCATCTAGCGGATGCTGGGAAACAACGTCAGCAAGCAAGTGTCGCCAGGAACACTGGTCTAAAGCCTTCGACAGCAGTACGGCTCAAAGGACGTCGCAAAGCTGCCGGTCTGGTTCTTAGGGAAGCTCAAGGGCTTAGCAACACGGCACATCCTGAACCGTCGTCAAAGGAAGAGTAG